In the genome of Bradyrhizobium arachidis, one region contains:
- the hrpB gene encoding ATP-dependent helicase HrpB has translation MPRTFDTPLPIDAVLDDLSRTLEAHNAAVLVAPPGAGKTTRVPLALLDAPWAQNKKIIVLEPRRIAARASADRMAKSLGERTGETVGYRVRFGSKISRATRIEVVTEGIFTRQILDDPELSGVAAILFDEFHERSLDADMGLALARDAQLGLREDLRILVMSATLDGARVAKLLGEGPVVESEGRAFPVETRYLGRKADAPIERQMADAIASALRADSGSVLAFLPGAAEIRRTQNFLGERVQDASIEIVPLFGALDAAVQDRAIAPAPKGTRKVVLATSIAETSLTIEGVRIVVDSGLARVPRYEPDIGLTRLETVRAARAAVDQRRGRAGRTEPGVCYRLWDEPQTASLAPYTQPEILSADLSSLVLDLAQWGVADPAALSFLDPPPQPAWKEAKSLLSELNALDGDGRITAEGKSLRALALPPRLARMIVDSHRAGEGEAAAEIAAIITERGLGGDSVDLEHRRDQFRRDRSPRAASARDLARRWASQVAATEKAGEPDDLSTGLMLAYAFPDRVARNRGNGSFVLANGRGAAVEQTSSLARAPYIAIGEMTGTAASGRILLAAQITQDEIERHFAEHIESVDEITFDRGAMALRARRKRALHAITLSEATLAVSPSEDTARIFADGLIAVGLDRLPWSKAAKQWRDRVMFLRKAEGESWPDLSGDGLIARRDDWLVPALYDKIALKDISPGDLSDALMALLPWEMRARLDREAPTHFEAPTGSVLAIDYEAEQGPTIAVRLQELFGLNTHPSIAAGKVPLVLELLSPAQRPVQVTRDLPGFWRGSYAAVRSDLRGRYPRHPWPDDPASAVPTRRAKPRGT, from the coding sequence TTGCCTCGCACCTTCGACACCCCCCTCCCGATCGATGCCGTGCTCGACGACCTCTCGCGCACGCTGGAGGCGCATAACGCCGCCGTGTTGGTGGCGCCGCCCGGCGCCGGCAAGACCACGCGCGTGCCGCTGGCGCTGCTCGACGCACCCTGGGCGCAGAATAAGAAGATCATCGTGCTAGAGCCGCGCCGCATCGCCGCGCGCGCCAGCGCCGACCGCATGGCCAAATCGCTCGGCGAGCGCACTGGGGAGACCGTCGGCTACCGCGTCCGCTTCGGCTCGAAGATATCTCGCGCCACGCGCATCGAGGTCGTGACCGAAGGCATTTTCACCCGCCAGATCCTCGACGATCCCGAGCTCTCAGGCGTTGCCGCGATCCTGTTCGACGAATTCCACGAGCGTTCGCTCGATGCCGACATGGGCCTCGCGCTGGCCCGCGATGCGCAACTCGGCTTGCGCGAAGACTTGCGCATCCTCGTGATGTCGGCAACGCTCGACGGCGCCCGCGTCGCAAAGCTGCTCGGCGAGGGGCCCGTCGTCGAGAGCGAGGGCCGGGCGTTTCCGGTCGAGACGCGCTATCTCGGCCGCAAGGCGGACGCGCCGATCGAGCGGCAGATGGCGGATGCGATTGCCTCCGCGCTCCGCGCCGACAGCGGCTCGGTGCTGGCGTTCTTGCCGGGCGCCGCCGAAATCCGCCGCACCCAGAATTTCCTCGGCGAGCGCGTGCAGGACGCCAGCATCGAGATCGTGCCGCTGTTCGGCGCGCTCGACGCCGCCGTGCAGGATCGCGCCATTGCACCGGCGCCGAAGGGCACGCGCAAGGTCGTGCTAGCGACCTCGATCGCTGAGACTTCGCTCACCATCGAAGGCGTCCGCATCGTGGTCGATTCCGGTCTTGCCCGCGTGCCGCGCTACGAGCCCGACATCGGCCTGACCCGGCTCGAGACCGTGCGCGCCGCGCGTGCGGCGGTGGACCAGCGCCGCGGCCGCGCCGGCCGTACCGAGCCCGGCGTCTGCTACCGGCTCTGGGACGAGCCGCAGACGGCTTCGCTTGCGCCCTACACCCAGCCGGAGATCCTCAGCGCCGACCTGTCCTCGCTGGTGCTCGACCTCGCGCAATGGGGCGTCGCGGATCCTGCCGCGCTGTCATTCCTCGACCCGCCGCCGCAGCCGGCCTGGAAGGAAGCAAAAAGCCTGCTCAGCGAGCTCAACGCGCTCGATGGCGATGGCCGCATCACCGCGGAGGGCAAGAGCCTGCGCGCGCTGGCGCTGCCGCCGCGACTGGCGCGCATGATCGTGGATTCGCATCGCGCTGGCGAAGGCGAAGCCGCCGCCGAGATCGCGGCCATCATCACCGAACGTGGCCTCGGCGGCGACAGCGTCGATCTCGAGCACCGGCGCGACCAGTTTCGCCGCGACCGCTCGCCGCGTGCCGCCAGCGCGCGTGATCTGGCGCGGCGCTGGGCCTCGCAGGTGGCGGCCACAGAGAAAGCGGGTGAGCCGGACGATCTCTCCACCGGCCTGATGCTCGCCTATGCCTTCCCGGACCGTGTCGCACGCAACCGCGGCAATGGCAGTTTCGTGCTCGCCAATGGCCGCGGCGCTGCCGTGGAGCAGACGTCTTCGCTCGCCCGCGCGCCCTATATCGCGATCGGCGAGATGACGGGCACGGCCGCCAGCGGACGCATCCTGCTCGCCGCGCAGATCACGCAGGACGAGATCGAGCGCCATTTCGCCGAGCATATCGAGAGCGTCGACGAGATCACGTTCGACCGCGGCGCGATGGCGCTGCGTGCGCGGCGCAAGCGCGCGCTGCATGCGATCACGCTCTCCGAGGCGACACTCGCCGTGTCGCCCTCGGAGGACACCGCGCGCATTTTTGCCGACGGGCTGATCGCGGTGGGCCTCGACCGGCTGCCCTGGTCGAAGGCCGCCAAACAATGGCGCGACCGCGTGATGTTCCTGCGCAAGGCCGAAGGCGAAAGCTGGCCCGATCTGTCGGGCGACGGGCTGATCGCGCGGCGCGACGATTGGCTGGTGCCGGCGCTCTACGACAAGATCGCGCTCAAGGACATCTCGCCGGGCGATCTCTCCGACGCATTGATGGCGCTATTGCCATGGGAGATGCGCGCGCGGCTCGACCGCGAAGCGCCGACGCATTTTGAGGCGCCGACCGGCAGCGTGCTCGCGATCGACTATGAGGCGGAGCAGGGGCCGACCATCGCGGTGCGGCTACAGGAATTGTTCGGCCTCAACACCCATCCCTCGATTGCCGCCGGCAAGGTGCCGCTAGTGCTGGAGCTGCTGTCGCCGGCGCAGCGCCCGGTCCAGGTGACGCGCGATCTGCCCGGCTTCTGGCGCGGCAGCTATGCCGCGGTCCGCTCCGACTTGCGCGGCCGCTACCCGCGCCATCCCTGGCCGGACGATCCCGCCAGCGCCGTGCCGACAAGACGCGCGAAGCCGCGCGGGACGTGA
- a CDS encoding TIGR02281 family clan AA aspartic protease: MRNIMIIAAVMIGLGTFMAQMADKMSSASATSAPRTTVALAATAPAGGRTLNIPRDGRGHFQTEGRIEGQRIGFMVDTGASVVALNETSAARFGLRPSRSEYNATVSTANGTIKAARTRIAMLDVGGLVVRDVDAMVLPDEALSENLLGLSFLSRLKRFEYANGQMVLEQ, encoded by the coding sequence ATGCGTAACATTATGATCATCGCGGCCGTCATGATCGGCCTTGGCACCTTCATGGCGCAGATGGCGGACAAGATGAGCTCGGCGTCCGCGACCTCCGCGCCGCGCACGACGGTCGCTCTTGCGGCCACGGCGCCGGCCGGCGGCCGCACGCTCAACATCCCGCGCGATGGCCGCGGTCATTTCCAGACCGAGGGCCGGATCGAGGGCCAGCGCATCGGCTTCATGGTCGACACCGGCGCTTCCGTCGTCGCGCTGAACGAGACCTCTGCGGCCCGCTTCGGCCTGCGCCCGTCGCGCAGCGAGTACAACGCCACCGTCTCCACCGCCAACGGGACCATCAAGGCCGCGCGCACCCGCATCGCCATGCTTGATGTCGGCGGCCTCGTCGTGCGCGACGTCGATGCCATGGTGCTTCCCGACGAGGCGCTGTCGGAGAACCTGCTCGGCCTCTCCTTCCTGTCCCGCCTCAAGCGCTTCGAATACGCCAACGGCCAGATGGTGCTGGAGCAGTAG
- a CDS encoding transglutaminase-like cysteine peptidase, giving the protein MRMAPILAAMAAGVTLSICQTMTAHSANERLSGPPTSASPAPLHLRFGDLTLPPMAYTKFCLNYRDECRPRLLFRGGPVHLTEARWKDLKEVNETVNSSIVPEPNELGLAAETWLIDPARGDCNDYAVSKRHRLLSRGWPQRALLLGEVVTVWGKRHLVLVVRTQSGDLVLDNLTAQIRPWPRAPYRWIRIQSPSDPRYWNFVAPRSV; this is encoded by the coding sequence ATGCGCATGGCACCGATCCTGGCTGCGATGGCAGCCGGCGTGACCTTGTCGATCTGCCAAACGATGACCGCTCATTCGGCCAACGAGAGGTTGTCTGGGCCGCCGACCAGTGCCTCGCCGGCGCCCCTCCACCTCAGGTTCGGCGATCTGACGCTTCCGCCGATGGCATATACGAAGTTCTGCCTGAACTACCGGGACGAGTGTCGCCCTCGCCTGCTGTTTCGTGGCGGTCCGGTTCACTTGACCGAGGCACGATGGAAGGATCTGAAAGAGGTCAACGAGACCGTAAACAGCAGCATCGTCCCGGAGCCGAACGAACTGGGTCTCGCCGCAGAAACCTGGCTGATCGATCCCGCGCGCGGCGACTGCAACGACTACGCCGTCAGCAAGCGCCACCGGCTCCTGAGTCGAGGCTGGCCCCAGCGGGCGCTTCTGCTCGGCGAGGTCGTGACCGTCTGGGGCAAGCGTCACCTGGTGTTGGTCGTTCGAACCCAGAGCGGCGATCTGGTGCTGGATAATCTGACGGCGCAGATCAGACCTTGGCCGCGCGCACCCTACCGCTGGATTCGCATTCAATCGCCGAGCGACCCGCGATATTGGAACTTCGTCGCACCCCGCAGCGTGTAG
- a CDS encoding phosphomannomutase/phosphoglucomutase, translated as MFPKPKSVLLPNTYGFESEPMVKPTGFREYDARWLFQKEINLMGIQALGMGLGALIAELGVKQEIVTGHDFRGYSASIKYALISGLMAAGCKVHDIGLAVTPMAYFAQFDLDVPCVAMVTASHNDNGWTGVKMGANRPLTFGPDEMTRLKEIVLNAEFKNTAGGSYQFHENYPARYIADLTGRPKLTRKLKVVAACGNGTAGAFAPQVLEAIGCEVIPLDTELDHTFPKYNPNPEDMEMLHAIRDAVLHHKADVGLGFDGDGDRCGVVDNTGEEIFADKVGVMLARDMSAIHKDAQFIVDVKSTGLFVTDPVLQKQGAKTAYWKTGHSYMKRRTNETGALAGFEKSGHFFFNKPYGRGYDDGLVSAIAICDMLDRAPGKSMADLKDALPKTWSSPTMSPHCADEVKYGVIDKVVKHFEDLQAKGAKIGGQSIRDLVTVNGVRVTVEDGSWGLVRASSNKPELVVVVESPVSEQRMHDMFEMVNSVLRTHPEVGAYNQTI; from the coding sequence ATGTTTCCCAAGCCGAAATCCGTACTTTTGCCCAATACCTACGGCTTCGAATCCGAGCCGATGGTGAAGCCGACCGGCTTTCGCGAATACGACGCGCGCTGGCTGTTCCAGAAGGAAATCAACCTGATGGGAATCCAGGCGCTTGGCATGGGGCTGGGCGCGTTGATCGCCGAGCTCGGCGTCAAGCAGGAGATCGTCACCGGCCATGATTTCCGCGGCTATTCGGCCTCGATCAAATATGCGCTGATCTCCGGCCTGATGGCGGCGGGCTGCAAGGTGCACGACATCGGCCTCGCCGTGACCCCGATGGCCTATTTCGCGCAGTTCGATCTCGACGTGCCCTGCGTTGCCATGGTCACGGCCTCGCACAACGACAATGGCTGGACCGGCGTGAAGATGGGTGCCAACCGTCCGCTGACCTTCGGTCCCGACGAGATGACGCGGCTGAAGGAGATCGTCCTCAACGCCGAATTCAAGAACACGGCCGGCGGCTCCTACCAGTTCCACGAAAACTATCCGGCGCGCTACATCGCCGATCTCACTGGCCGCCCGAAGCTGACGCGCAAGCTCAAGGTCGTCGCGGCTTGCGGCAATGGCACCGCCGGCGCGTTCGCGCCGCAGGTGCTGGAAGCGATCGGTTGCGAGGTGATCCCGCTCGACACCGAGCTCGACCACACCTTCCCGAAATACAATCCGAACCCCGAAGACATGGAGATGCTGCACGCGATCCGCGACGCCGTGCTGCATCACAAGGCCGATGTCGGCCTCGGCTTCGACGGCGACGGCGACCGCTGCGGCGTCGTCGACAACACCGGCGAGGAGATTTTCGCCGACAAGGTCGGGGTGATGCTGGCGCGCGACATGTCGGCAATCCACAAGGACGCGCAGTTCATCGTCGACGTGAAGTCGACCGGCCTGTTCGTCACCGATCCGGTGCTGCAGAAGCAGGGCGCGAAGACCGCCTATTGGAAGACCGGCCATTCCTACATGAAGCGCCGCACCAACGAGACCGGCGCGCTCGCCGGCTTCGAGAAGTCTGGCCATTTCTTCTTCAACAAGCCCTATGGCCGCGGCTACGACGACGGCCTGGTCTCGGCGATCGCGATCTGCGACATGCTCGACCGCGCCCCCGGCAAGTCGATGGCGGACCTGAAGGATGCGCTGCCGAAAACCTGGTCGTCGCCGACGATGTCGCCGCATTGCGCCGACGAGGTCAAATACGGTGTGATCGACAAGGTGGTGAAGCACTTCGAGGACCTGCAGGCCAAGGGCGCGAAGATCGGCGGTCAGTCGATCCGCGATCTCGTCACCGTCAACGGCGTGCGCGTCACCGTCGAGGACGGCAGCTGGGGTTTGGTGCGCGCCTCCTCCAACAAGCCCGAGCTCGTCGTCGTGGTCGAAAGCCCGGTCTCCGAGCAGCGCATGCACGACATGTTCGAGATGGTGAACAGCGTGCTGCGCACCCATCCCGAGGTCGGCGCGTACAATCAGACGATTTGA
- a CDS encoding Lrp/AsnC family transcriptional regulator → MTDLAVQIPETSRRLDAIDRKILMVLQEDASLSVAEIGDRVGLSSTPCWKRIQRLEADGVILKRVALVDQNKIGLGISVFVSVESADHSDAWLKKFAEAVSAMPEVMEFYRMAGDVDYMLRVVVADMQAYDVFYKKLISAVPLKNVTSRFAMEKIKSVTALPIPAVVAA, encoded by the coding sequence ATGACTGACCTCGCTGTCCAGATCCCCGAGACCAGCCGCCGCCTCGACGCCATCGACCGCAAGATCCTGATGGTACTCCAGGAGGATGCCTCCCTCTCCGTAGCCGAGATCGGCGACCGTGTCGGCCTGTCCTCGACCCCCTGTTGGAAGCGCATCCAGCGCCTCGAGGCCGACGGCGTGATCCTGAAGCGGGTCGCTCTCGTCGACCAGAACAAGATCGGGCTCGGCATCTCCGTGTTCGTCTCGGTCGAGAGCGCCGATCATTCCGACGCCTGGCTGAAGAAGTTCGCCGAAGCCGTCAGCGCGATGCCCGAGGTGATGGAATTCTACCGCATGGCCGGCGACGTCGATTACATGCTGCGCGTCGTGGTCGCGGACATGCAGGCCTATGACGTGTTCTACAAGAAGCTGATCAGCGCCGTGCCGCTGAAGAACGTCACCTCGCGCTTCGCGATGGAGAAGATCAAGTCGGTGACCGCGCTGCCGATCCCGGCGGTGGTGGCGGCTTAG
- a CDS encoding sugar kinase — MALPATAPRILCIGIPVRDLTFRVDSVPARGSKANASHLAEICGGNALNAAIAIARLGGRVSFAGPMGDADETSSGFILARMAAEGIETTHIVRMPGLMTPVSAIMIDASGERTLTIYRDPGLWHVTLPDAGELLADCQALLVESRCGAFCIDLCTEARRRGIPVIVGVDRAMSLQDGLLTAASHLLFSSEQMQETAGIAEDGDALKRLAALTPAFLAATRGPRGTIWLNEAGALEETAAFPVEAVDTLGAGDVFHGAFTLRLAERGDVREALRFAAAAAALKCSRHGGGLAAPQRIEVEEFLRSLP; from the coding sequence ATGGCGCTACCTGCGACCGCGCCGCGCATCCTCTGCATCGGCATTCCCGTGCGCGACCTGACGTTTCGCGTCGATTCCGTGCCTGCGCGCGGCAGCAAGGCCAATGCCAGCCATCTCGCGGAGATCTGCGGCGGCAATGCGCTCAATGCCGCGATCGCGATTGCGCGACTTGGCGGCCGCGTCTCTTTCGCCGGACCGATGGGCGACGCCGACGAAACATCGAGCGGCTTCATCCTCGCGCGGATGGCCGCCGAGGGCATCGAGACCACGCACATCGTGCGCATGCCGGGTCTCATGACGCCCGTCTCCGCGATCATGATCGATGCGAGCGGCGAACGGACGCTGACCATCTATCGCGATCCCGGCCTGTGGCACGTGACATTGCCCGACGCCGGCGAACTGCTCGCCGATTGCCAGGCGCTGCTGGTCGAGAGCCGCTGCGGCGCCTTTTGCATCGATCTCTGCACTGAAGCACGCCGACGCGGCATTCCCGTCATCGTCGGCGTCGATCGCGCCATGTCGTTGCAGGACGGCCTGCTCACCGCCGCCTCGCACCTGCTGTTTTCGAGCGAGCAAATGCAGGAGACCGCCGGCATCGCTGAGGACGGCGACGCCTTGAAACGCCTCGCCGCCCTGACACCGGCCTTCCTCGCCGCCACCCGCGGCCCCCGCGGCACGATCTGGCTGAACGAGGCGGGCGCGCTGGAGGAGACGGCGGCCTTCCCGGTCGAGGCGGTCGATACGCTGGGCGCCGGCGACGTGTTCCACGGCGCCTTCACCCTTCGCCTCGCCGAGCGGGGCGACGTGCGGGAGGCGCTGCGATTCGCCGCGGCCGCCGCAGCGCTGAAATGCAGCCGCCATGGCGGCGGCCTGGCCGCCCCGCAACGTATTGAAGTTGAAGAGTTTTTGCGCAGCCTGCCCTAG
- the nudC gene encoding NAD(+) diphosphatase produces the protein MSAFDAFPLGQPAFVTNVLDRAAHLRRDDEKLFALEQKSSSRAYVVYRDSLLVKRDGDKARALLGIDEALKCGANPGTIFLGLRDGAAMFGMGLSQAAAEKLIGREDYTVTELRGMAMQGVVPPDELSAIAMAKSMVSWHQRHGYCANCGARSAMKEGGWKRECPACKAEHFPRTDPVVIMHVASGEKCLLGRQKQFPPGMFSCLAGFVEAAETIEDAVRREIFEESGIRCTDVQYYMTQPWPYPSSLMIGCSARALNEDIVVDHSELEDARWFTREEAAKMLMRTHPDGLAGPHPFAIAHHLLGRWVHDKS, from the coding sequence ATGTCAGCATTCGACGCATTTCCGCTGGGGCAGCCGGCCTTCGTCACCAATGTCCTCGATCGCGCCGCGCATCTGCGCCGCGACGACGAAAAACTGTTCGCGCTGGAGCAGAAGTCCTCATCGCGCGCCTATGTGGTCTACCGCGACTCGCTGCTGGTGAAGCGCGACGGCGACAAGGCGCGCGCGCTGCTCGGAATCGACGAGGCGCTGAAATGCGGCGCCAATCCCGGCACGATCTTTCTGGGCCTGCGCGACGGTGCCGCGATGTTCGGCATGGGCCTGTCGCAGGCCGCCGCCGAAAAGCTGATCGGCCGCGAGGACTACACCGTCACCGAGCTGCGCGGCATGGCAATGCAGGGCGTGGTTCCGCCCGACGAGCTCTCGGCGATCGCGATGGCGAAGTCGATGGTCAGCTGGCACCAGCGCCATGGCTATTGCGCCAATTGCGGCGCGCGCAGCGCGATGAAGGAAGGCGGCTGGAAACGCGAATGTCCCGCTTGCAAGGCCGAGCACTTTCCGCGCACCGATCCGGTCGTGATCATGCACGTGGCATCAGGCGAGAAATGCCTGCTCGGCCGCCAGAAGCAATTTCCGCCGGGCATGTTTTCGTGCCTCGCCGGCTTCGTCGAGGCCGCCGAGACGATCGAGGACGCGGTGCGCCGCGAGATATTCGAAGAATCCGGCATCCGCTGCACCGACGTGCAATATTACATGACGCAGCCGTGGCCCTATCCGTCGTCGCTGATGATCGGCTGCAGCGCGCGGGCGCTGAACGAGGACATCGTCGTCGATCACTCGGAGCTCGAGGACGCGCGCTGGTTCACGCGTGAGGAGGCGGCGAAGATGCTGATGCGGACGCATCCCGACGGGCTCGCCGGTCCGCATCCCTTCGCCATCGCCCATCACCTGCTCGGCCGCTGGGTGCACGACAAGAGCTGA
- a CDS encoding HIT domain-containing protein, with translation MSDPAWSLHSRLKEDTIDIGDLPLSKVLVIKDAHYPWLLLVPRRPDAVEIIDLDEVQQAQLMTEISRVSRALKEITKCDKLNVAALGNLVPQLHVHIIARRTSDAAWPRPVWGVMPPLAHDAAEVQNFISALRRKIWLG, from the coding sequence ATGTCTGATCCCGCCTGGTCGCTGCACTCCCGCCTGAAAGAGGACACCATCGACATCGGCGATCTGCCGCTGTCCAAGGTGCTGGTCATCAAGGACGCGCATTATCCCTGGCTGCTGCTGGTGCCCCGGCGGCCTGACGCGGTCGAGATCATCGATCTCGACGAGGTGCAGCAGGCGCAACTGATGACCGAGATCTCTCGCGTCTCGCGCGCGCTGAAGGAGATCACCAAATGCGACAAGCTCAATGTCGCAGCGCTCGGCAACCTCGTGCCGCAGCTTCACGTTCACATCATCGCACGCCGCACCAGTGACGCCGCCTGGCCGCGGCCGGTCTGGGGCGTGATGCCGCCGCTGGCACACGATGCCGCAGAGGTTCAGAATTTCATCAGCGCGCTTCGCCGAAAAATCTGGTTGGGTTGA
- a CDS encoding IS110 family transposase translates to MIIPLRCVGIDVSKQYLDIFDEGLGVPERIANATQAITQIAARWRCDVLVVFEATGVYDLELREALSEAGIRFARINPARARDFARASGQLAKTDPIDARMLAAFARAMQPATEPTANPARNALAGLAKRRDQLVRMRAQEKNRRSETDDRAMAERIGRLIEVLDGEIAEIEADIRGLIKAEREIADDARLMRSLPGVGPVACMQLIAKMPKLGHVGAKQIAALAGLAPFNVDSGAFRGKRKIAGGRKRVRDALYMAALNAVRRADPFKAFYARLRRAGKPAKLALIAVARKLLTVLNAMMRDRKPYLKANPT, encoded by the coding sequence GTGATCATACCCCTTCGTTGCGTCGGAATCGACGTCTCCAAACAATATCTCGATATCTTCGATGAAGGCCTGGGCGTGCCGGAGCGCATCGCCAACGCGACGCAGGCCATCACCCAGATCGCGGCGCGTTGGCGATGCGATGTGCTGGTCGTCTTCGAGGCCACGGGTGTTTATGACCTCGAGCTTCGCGAAGCGCTGAGCGAGGCCGGCATCCGTTTCGCCCGGATCAACCCGGCCCGGGCTCGTGACTTCGCGCGCGCCAGCGGGCAGCTCGCCAAGACCGACCCGATCGACGCGCGAATGCTGGCAGCCTTTGCGCGGGCCATGCAGCCAGCAACCGAGCCGACTGCCAATCCCGCCCGCAACGCCTTGGCGGGACTTGCAAAACGGCGAGATCAGCTGGTTCGCATGCGCGCGCAGGAGAAGAACCGGCGCAGCGAGACCGACGACCGTGCCATGGCCGAGCGCATCGGTCGCCTCATTGAAGTCCTCGACGGCGAGATCGCCGAGATCGAGGCCGACATCAGGGGACTAATCAAAGCCGAGCGAGAGATTGCGGACGATGCGCGATTGATGCGCTCACTGCCTGGCGTGGGTCCCGTGGCTTGCATGCAACTCATCGCGAAGATGCCGAAACTCGGACATGTGGGAGCCAAGCAGATCGCGGCGCTCGCCGGCCTGGCTCCCTTCAACGTCGACAGCGGAGCCTTCCGCGGCAAACGCAAGATTGCCGGCGGCCGAAAGCGCGTCCGTGACGCCCTCTACATGGCTGCGCTCAACGCGGTTCGCAGGGCCGATCCGTTCAAGGCCTTCTACGCACGGCTGCGACGGGCCGGCAAACCAGCCAAGCTCGCCCTCATTGCCGTCGCCAGGAAGCTGCTAACGGTCCTCAATGCCATGATGCGTGACAGAAAGCCGTACCTGAAAGCCAACCCAACATAA
- a CDS encoding muconate cycloisomerase family protein, with translation MTEATIERIRLFLIESPIKMARLQGVGNVKGTVKRVLLELTSSEGVVGWGEAAPWEVFTGTPEAAFSALDIYLRPILLGKPVRRIRALMTELDRALVGHAEAKVAIEMALLDIVGKSSGLSVADLLGGRVRDTIPLSFSIADPDFAADLERMRKMVPEGNVIYKVKTGVKPHREDLDHLEAIRKEFGDKVDLRVDYNQALAPFGAIKILRDVEEFAPTFIEQPVPRKFLDVMAQLTAALETPVLADESCFDRRDMMEVVRREAADAVSIKLMKAGGLFEAQAIMAIADIAGLPGYGGTLWEGGIGLAAGTQLIAATPGISLGCEFYMPHHVLTEDVLEERVANRAGHVVVPDGPGLGIRVSEASVRANARVLAEA, from the coding sequence ATGACCGAAGCAACCATCGAACGCATCAGGCTGTTCCTGATCGAAAGCCCGATCAAGATGGCGCGCCTGCAGGGCGTCGGCAACGTCAAGGGCACGGTGAAGCGCGTGCTGCTCGAGCTGACGTCGAGCGAGGGCGTGGTCGGCTGGGGCGAGGCCGCGCCGTGGGAGGTGTTTACCGGTACGCCCGAGGCTGCGTTCTCCGCGCTCGACATTTACTTAAGGCCGATCCTGCTCGGCAAACCCGTGCGCCGCATCCGCGCGCTGATGACGGAGCTCGACCGCGCGCTGGTCGGACATGCCGAGGCGAAGGTCGCCATCGAGATGGCGCTACTCGACATCGTCGGCAAGTCGTCGGGCCTGTCGGTTGCCGACCTGCTCGGGGGCCGCGTGCGCGACACCATTCCCCTGTCATTCTCCATCGCTGATCCCGATTTCGCCGCTGACCTCGAGCGCATGCGAAAGATGGTTCCTGAAGGCAACGTCATCTACAAGGTCAAGACCGGTGTGAAGCCGCATCGCGAGGACCTCGATCATCTCGAAGCGATCCGCAAAGAGTTCGGCGACAAGGTCGATCTGCGCGTCGACTACAACCAGGCGCTGGCGCCATTCGGCGCGATCAAGATCCTGCGCGATGTCGAAGAGTTCGCGCCGACCTTCATCGAGCAGCCGGTGCCACGCAAATTTCTCGACGTGATGGCGCAGCTCACCGCGGCGCTGGAAACGCCTGTGCTCGCGGATGAGAGCTGTTTCGACCGCCGCGACATGATGGAGGTGGTGCGCCGCGAGGCGGCCGATGCCGTCTCGATCAAGCTGATGAAGGCCGGCGGCCTGTTCGAGGCGCAGGCGATCATGGCGATCGCCGACATCGCCGGCCTGCCCGGCTATGGCGGCACGCTGTGGGAGGGCGGCATTGGCCTTGCCGCCGGCACGCAGCTGATCGCGGCCACACCCGGCATCTCGCTCGGCTGTGAATTCTACATGCCGCATCACGTGCTGACCGAGGATGTGCTGGAAGAGCGCGTGGCGAACCGCGCCGGTCACGTCGTGGTGCCCGATGGTCCCGGCCTCGGCATCCGTGTCAGCGAAGCCTCGGTCCGCGCCAATGCGCGGGTGCTGGCGGAGGCGTAA